The DNA window CGGGTTGCCAGGCAGCTTGAAATCCTTGGCGTTGATATCATCGAAGCAGGCTTTCCGATAGCCTCTGACGGTGATTTTGACGCAGTCAAGCAGATTGCAGGTATTATCAAGAATAGTGAGGTTGCAGGTCTTGCCAGGGCAAATGATATGGATATTGACCGGGCATGGGAAGCGATAAAGAATGCCCGGAAGCCACGGATCCATACGTTTATCTCGACCTCCGATATCCATCTCAAACATCAGTTTCGGAAAAGCAGGGATGAGGTTTTAAAGATTGCTGTCAATTCCGTGAGGCGGGCAAAGAAGTACACGCCAAATGTTGAGTTCTCTGCCATGGATGCGACCCGAAGCGATTGGGATTACCTGTGCCGTGTCTTTGCCGAGGTTATTGATGCAGGGGCTGTTACTGTCAATGTTCCTGATACGGTTGGCTATGCTGTGCCTGATGAATTTGGCAAACTCATTCGCTATATCAAAGAACATGTCCCTAACATCTCTCAGGCCATCATCAGTGTACACTGTCACAATGACCTGGGGCTTGCGGTTGCAAACTCAATTGCCGCTATTCAAAACGGTGCCCGTCAGGTAGAGTGCACAATTAACGGCATTGGCGAACGGGCAGGAAATGCCTCCCTTGAAGAGATTGCAATGATCCTGCGTACGCGCAAGAATATATTTCCCGCTGATACACGGATTGTCACTGAGAAGATATACCCCACAAGCAGATTGGTAACCTCTATCACCGGTGTTTCTGTTCAGCCAAACAAGGCGATTGTCGGTGCGAATGCCTTTGCACATGAATCAGGTATCCACCAGGACGGTCTTTTAAAAGCAAAGTTGACTTATGAAATCATGACCCCCGAGTCTGTAGGGATAGCGAAAAGCTCCCTCGTCCTTGGCAAGCACTCAGGAAGGCATGCGTTTCGTGACAGAATTGAAGAACTCGGGTATACCCTGAATGATAAAGAGCTCAACCTTGCCTTCAAGAGGTTCAAGGCTCTTTCAGATATGAAAAAATATGTCTACGATGAAGATATTGAGATGATTATCATGGATGAAATATACAAGGTACCTGAGAGATACAAACTCGTATACCTCAATGTCAGTTGCGGTAATGTGACGATCCCTACGGCTACGGTGAAACTTGAGGTTGATGGGAACACATACCAGGAAGTTGGTGTAGGAGATGGACCCGTTGATGCGACGTACAAAATCATCAAGAAGATGGTAAAGACAAACAGTATGCTCGCAAAATTTTCCGTTAATTCCATTACGAAAGATATGGATGCTCAGGGTGAGGTGTTTGTGAAGCTCGAAGAAAAAGGTCTTATTGCCATAGGGAAAGGTGCGGATACCGACATCATTGTGGCAAGTGCAAAGGCGTATATCAATGCCTTAAACAGGCTTGAATACATCAAAAACAAAAGGGT is part of the Pseudomonadota bacterium genome and encodes:
- a CDS encoding 2-isopropylmalate synthase — protein: RVARQLEILGVDIIEAGFPIASDGDFDAVKQIAGIIKNSEVAGLARANDMDIDRAWEAIKNARKPRIHTFISTSDIHLKHQFRKSRDEVLKIAVNSVRRAKKYTPNVEFSAMDATRSDWDYLCRVFAEVIDAGAVTVNVPDTVGYAVPDEFGKLIRYIKEHVPNISQAIISVHCHNDLGLAVANSIAAIQNGARQVECTINGIGERAGNASLEEIAMILRTRKNIFPADTRIVTEKIYPTSRLVTSITGVSVQPNKAIVGANAFAHESGIHQDGLLKAKLTYEIMTPESVGIAKSSLVLGKHSGRHAFRDRIEELGYTLNDKELNLAFKRFKALSDMKKYVYDEDIEMIIMDEIYKVPERYKLVYLNVSCGNVTIPTATVKLEVDGNTYQEVGVGDGPVDATYKIIKKMVKTNSMLAKFSVNSITKDMDAQGEVFVKLEEKGLIAIGKGADTDIIVASAKAYINALNRLEYIKNKRVEVK